The Saxibacter everestensis genome has a window encoding:
- the aceE gene encoding pyruvate dehydrogenase (acetyl-transferring), homodimeric type: protein MTTIDDYSTILAGSAAFSTDRDPEETAEWTESLDQLIRTHGTSRAQFIMRSLLQRAGAKSVRMPMATTSDYVNTIPADQEPEYPGDEEIERRYRAWLRWNAAVLVHRAQRPGIGVGGHISTYAGAATLYEVGLNHFFRGKDHPGGGDQVFFQGHASPGMYARAFLEGRLGAADLDGFRQEKSQEGHALSSYPHPRLMPEFWEFPTVSMGIGPMNAIYQAQANRYLQNRGLKDTSEQHVWAFLGDGEMDEPESRGLLQLAANDRLDNLTFVVNCNLQRLDGPVRGNGKIIQELEAFFRGAGWNVIKVIWGREWDDLLSQDAEGDLVRIMNETPDGDYQTYKSEDGGFVRENFFGKTPHTKGLVDDLSDAEIWGLKRGGHDYRKVHAAYKAAMEHEGQPTVILVKTVKGYGLGTNFEGRNATHQMKKLTLADLKNFRDHLRIPIDDAELEADPYAPPYYHPGPDAPEIKYLLERRRELGGFVPERRNSPTAIELPGDKAYEMANRGSGKQYAATTMAFVRLLKDLMRDKEFGRRVVPIVPDEARTFGMDSFFPTAKIYNPKGQNYLSVDREQMLAYKESPQGQILHSGINEAGSIAAFTAAGTAYATHGEPLIPVYVFYSMFGFQRTADSIWAAADQMSRGFLIGATAGRTTLTGEGLQHADGHSPLLASTNPAVVTYDPAYGYEIGHIVRDGLRRMYGEDSTDRNLIYYLMVYNEPIIQPPAPADLDVEGVLGGIYRLAGAQTEGPRVQLLASGVAVPWALEAQKLLAEEWGVAADVWSVTSWNELRRDGLAAEEESFAKPGTEPREPFVRRQLAGAEGPVVAVSDYMKAVPDQIRQFVPNDFSTLGADGFGFSDTRAAARRYFKIDSHSIVVRALEMLARRGEVSPELAAQAHTRYRLDEVNAGTSGVAGGDA, encoded by the coding sequence GTGACGACTATTGATGATTACTCGACGATCCTGGCCGGCTCGGCGGCATTTAGTACCGATCGCGATCCGGAGGAGACGGCCGAGTGGACCGAATCACTTGACCAGCTGATCCGGACCCACGGCACCTCGCGGGCGCAGTTCATCATGCGATCCCTGCTGCAGCGGGCTGGCGCGAAAAGCGTGCGGATGCCGATGGCCACCACGAGTGACTACGTCAACACCATCCCGGCCGATCAGGAGCCGGAGTATCCGGGCGATGAGGAGATCGAACGACGCTACCGGGCGTGGCTGCGCTGGAATGCCGCGGTGCTCGTACACCGGGCGCAACGCCCTGGAATTGGCGTCGGCGGCCACATCTCGACCTATGCGGGAGCGGCAACGCTTTACGAAGTGGGTCTCAATCACTTCTTCCGTGGCAAGGATCATCCGGGTGGCGGCGATCAGGTGTTCTTCCAGGGACACGCCTCGCCCGGGATGTATGCCAGGGCATTTTTGGAGGGGCGCCTCGGCGCGGCAGATCTCGATGGCTTCCGGCAGGAAAAGTCCCAGGAGGGACATGCCCTGTCGTCATACCCTCATCCGCGATTGATGCCGGAGTTCTGGGAGTTCCCCACGGTCTCCATGGGCATCGGCCCGATGAACGCCATCTATCAGGCGCAGGCCAATCGGTACCTGCAGAACCGGGGGCTGAAAGACACCTCCGAGCAGCACGTATGGGCTTTCCTCGGCGATGGCGAAATGGATGAGCCGGAAAGCCGTGGCTTGTTGCAGCTCGCCGCGAACGACAGGCTGGACAACCTCACCTTCGTGGTTAACTGCAACCTGCAGCGACTTGATGGACCGGTTCGCGGCAACGGCAAGATCATCCAGGAGCTCGAGGCGTTCTTCCGCGGAGCCGGCTGGAACGTGATCAAGGTGATCTGGGGTCGGGAATGGGACGATTTGCTGTCTCAGGACGCCGAGGGCGACCTGGTCCGGATCATGAACGAAACTCCGGATGGCGATTATCAGACTTACAAGTCGGAAGACGGTGGCTTCGTCCGGGAGAACTTCTTCGGCAAGACCCCGCACACCAAGGGCCTGGTCGACGATCTCAGCGATGCCGAGATCTGGGGCCTGAAGCGCGGCGGTCATGACTATCGCAAGGTGCACGCCGCATACAAGGCGGCGATGGAACATGAGGGGCAGCCCACCGTCATCCTGGTCAAGACGGTGAAGGGCTACGGGCTCGGCACCAATTTCGAAGGCCGGAACGCCACTCACCAGATGAAGAAGCTGACGTTGGCCGACCTTAAGAATTTCCGGGACCACCTGCGGATCCCGATCGATGATGCCGAGCTTGAGGCTGATCCTTACGCGCCCCCTTACTACCACCCGGGGCCGGATGCGCCCGAAATCAAGTACCTGCTCGAACGCAGGCGGGAACTTGGCGGCTTCGTGCCGGAACGCCGGAATTCTCCCACGGCGATTGAGCTTCCTGGCGATAAGGCCTACGAGATGGCAAACCGCGGTTCGGGCAAGCAGTACGCCGCCACAACGATGGCCTTCGTGCGCCTGCTGAAGGACCTGATGCGGGACAAGGAATTTGGCCGCCGGGTGGTGCCGATCGTTCCCGATGAGGCCCGGACCTTCGGGATGGATTCATTCTTTCCGACCGCGAAGATCTACAACCCCAAGGGGCAGAACTACCTCTCGGTGGATCGAGAGCAGATGCTGGCGTACAAGGAGTCACCGCAGGGCCAGATCCTGCATTCCGGAATCAACGAAGCCGGATCGATCGCTGCCTTCACCGCGGCGGGAACGGCATATGCCACTCACGGCGAGCCGCTGATCCCGGTGTACGTCTTCTACTCCATGTTCGGCTTCCAGCGCACCGCCGATTCAATCTGGGCCGCCGCCGACCAGATGAGCCGGGGCTTCCTGATCGGCGCCACCGCCGGCCGGACGACGCTTACCGGCGAGGGCCTGCAGCACGCCGACGGGCATTCGCCATTGCTGGCCTCGACCAATCCGGCCGTTGTTACCTACGACCCGGCGTACGGCTACGAAATCGGCCACATCGTCCGCGATGGACTTCGCCGGATGTACGGCGAAGACTCGACCGACCGCAACCTGATCTACTACCTGATGGTCTACAACGAACCGATCATTCAGCCGCCTGCGCCGGCTGACCTCGACGTCGAAGGCGTGCTCGGTGGAATCTACCGGCTTGCAGGGGCGCAGACCGAGGGCCCGCGGGTCCAGTTGCTGGCCTCGGGCGTGGCGGTGCCCTGGGCGCTTGAGGCGCAGAAACTGCTTGCCGAGGAATGGGGTGTCGCCGCAGATGTGTGGTCGGTGACGTCCTGGAACGAGCTTCGGCGCGACGGCCTGGCGGCGGAAGAAGAATCGTTTGCCAAACCAGGGACCGAGCCGCGTGAGCCGTTTGTGCGACGTCAGCTCGCCGGTGCCGAAGGGCCGGTCGTGGCAGTGAGCGATTACATGAAGGCGGTGCCGGACCAGATCAGGCAGTTCGTGCCGAACGATTTTTCCACGCTTGGTGCGGACGGCTTCGGCTTCTCAGATACCAGGGCCGCGGCCCGGCGCTACTTCAAAATCGACAGCCACTCGATTGTTGTGCGGGCACTGGAGATGCTGGCCCGCAGGGGCGAGGTCAGTCCGGAACTGGCGGCACAGGCGCATACCCGGTACCGGCTTGACGAGGTCAATGCGGGCACCTCGGGCGTAGCCGGCGGTGACGCTTAA
- a CDS encoding DedA family protein codes for MSTSNPADDLTGIVGVAARAIDSLGEVGVGLFTLLETVFPPIPSEVILPLAGFLTRQGSMNIVLVFITSTIGAYLGALFLYALGAKLGLERSIRWLSKLPLVDREDFEKSAAWFERHGRSAVFFGRLLPGVRSLISLPAGAERMSLATFSIFTLAGSGLWNALLIGLGALLGEQYEVIDKYSRFLNYAVYAALAGLLVWLIVRRLKKRRKAGTS; via the coding sequence ATGAGCACATCCAATCCGGCCGATGACCTGACCGGGATCGTCGGAGTCGCGGCGCGGGCGATCGACTCCCTGGGGGAAGTGGGGGTCGGGCTGTTCACCCTGCTGGAAACGGTCTTTCCACCTATTCCCAGTGAGGTAATTCTTCCGCTTGCCGGTTTTCTCACCCGGCAGGGCAGCATGAACATCGTTCTTGTTTTCATCACCAGCACAATCGGCGCATACCTTGGTGCATTGTTCCTCTATGCGCTGGGCGCCAAGCTGGGCCTTGAGCGTTCCATCCGCTGGCTGTCGAAATTGCCGCTGGTGGACAGGGAGGACTTTGAAAAGTCCGCCGCGTGGTTTGAACGCCACGGCAGATCCGCCGTGTTCTTCGGCAGGCTCCTGCCGGGTGTGCGCAGCCTGATATCCCTGCCCGCTGGGGCCGAACGGATGAGCCTGGCCACCTTCAGTATCTTCACGCTTGCCGGCAGCGGGCTATGGAACGCCCTGCTGATTGGGTTGGGCGCGCTACTCGGCGAACAGTATGAAGTCATCGACAAGTACTCCCGCTTCCTCAACTACGCGGTCTACGCTGCGTTGGCCGGCCTCCTGGTGTGGCTAATCGTCAGACGGCTCAAAAAACGACGGAAAGCCGGCACGTCCTGA
- a CDS encoding GyrI-like domain-containing protein, with translation MPAALTPAELTILGLLAEQPRHGYELEQIVEQRGVRQWTALGFSSIYYLLDKLAKRGLIERTGHAGGKTRATFGVTAQGYELCAKASLEYLSTVSPLHANVLVGIANSPGLQDDDVMSGLTRRAEGLRAQLDEVRRARASQQPLPFAASAIFDYSETMLEADAKWTDATLTELTKEIAMEKYDIKKAHKGLYAPSSKDFALVDVPEFRYIAVDGHGDPNTSTKYAAAIEALYGVAYVLKFESKNALGRDFVVGPLEGLWGSDDVSSFVRRDKDAWNWTMMIAQPDWISSDMVTAAIEKASAKKENAALGDLRILTLTEGASLQILHIGSYDDETPTLSRLHSEYMPGHDFTFNGLHHEIYLSDARRTAPEKLRTILRQPVKPS, from the coding sequence ATGCCTGCTGCTCTTACTCCCGCGGAGCTGACCATCCTCGGCCTGCTCGCCGAACAGCCTCGTCACGGCTATGAATTGGAGCAGATCGTCGAGCAGCGAGGCGTCCGGCAGTGGACGGCGCTCGGCTTTTCCTCGATCTACTATCTGCTGGACAAGCTCGCCAAGCGTGGGCTGATCGAGCGTACGGGTCATGCCGGGGGAAAGACGCGAGCCACATTCGGGGTCACGGCGCAGGGATATGAGCTCTGCGCCAAGGCGTCGCTCGAATACCTTTCAACTGTCAGCCCGCTGCATGCCAACGTGCTCGTCGGTATCGCAAACAGCCCCGGACTACAGGATGACGACGTTATGAGCGGGCTTACCCGCCGAGCCGAGGGCTTGCGAGCTCAGCTCGATGAGGTTCGCCGGGCCCGGGCCAGCCAGCAGCCGCTGCCCTTCGCCGCTTCCGCGATCTTTGACTACAGCGAGACGATGCTCGAGGCGGACGCCAAATGGACCGACGCCACTCTCACCGAACTCACGAAGGAGATCGCGATGGAGAAGTACGACATCAAGAAGGCGCACAAGGGGTTGTACGCTCCGAGTTCAAAGGACTTCGCCCTTGTCGATGTGCCCGAGTTCCGCTATATCGCGGTCGACGGCCATGGCGATCCAAACACATCGACGAAATACGCGGCGGCGATCGAAGCACTCTACGGCGTCGCCTACGTGCTGAAGTTCGAGAGCAAGAACGCGCTCGGGCGTGACTTCGTAGTCGGCCCGCTGGAAGGATTGTGGGGATCAGACGACGTGTCGTCCTTTGTTAGGCGGGACAAGGACGCGTGGAACTGGACCATGATGATCGCCCAGCCGGACTGGATCAGTTCGGATATGGTCACTGCGGCCATCGAGAAGGCATCGGCCAAGAAGGAGAACGCGGCGCTCGGCGACCTTCGGATCCTGACTCTTACCGAGGGCGCGAGCCTCCAGATCCTGCACATCGGCTCATATGACGACGAGACGCCGACGCTCAGCCGGCTGCACAGCGAGTACATGCCAGGGCATGACTTCACGTTCAACGGCCTCCACCACGAGATCTACCTCAGCGACGCACGCCGGACGGCGCCAGAGAAACTCAGGACGATCCTCAGGCAACCGGTAAAGCCGAGCTGA
- a CDS encoding HutD/Ves family protein produces the protein MLITTHYGSANYAAMPWKNGGGTTIELARDTADGDYAWRISIADITVEGPFSTFPGMARIISVLEGGGMRLISDGQSSGDLLPSQSHAFDGGSSTTCTLLDGPIRDFNLIYRRDRFAARMEWIGFPAARTFLSSADTMLVYCHGPETLVRVAAGQEILLARDDLLRIENPGGPAQLSIRAANEGPENEGRCAVVELCSL, from the coding sequence ATGCTGATCACGACACATTACGGTTCGGCCAATTACGCAGCCATGCCGTGGAAGAACGGTGGCGGAACAACCATCGAACTTGCCCGGGACACGGCCGATGGGGACTACGCCTGGCGGATTTCGATCGCAGACATCACCGTGGAAGGACCGTTCTCCACGTTCCCGGGTATGGCTCGGATTATCAGTGTGCTGGAAGGCGGCGGCATGCGCCTGATCTCCGACGGTCAATCAAGCGGTGACCTGTTGCCATCTCAAAGCCATGCCTTTGACGGTGGCAGCAGCACAACCTGCACGCTTCTCGACGGCCCGATCCGCGATTTCAATCTGATCTACCGGCGGGACAGGTTCGCCGCACGGATGGAATGGATCGGGTTTCCGGCGGCCAGGACTTTCCTCAGTTCCGCGGACACGATGCTGGTCTATTGCCATGGGCCGGAAACGCTCGTCCGGGTAGCGGCCGGCCAGGAGATTCTCTTGGCCAGGGATGACCTGCTCCGGATCGAAAACCCCGGTGGGCCTGCGCAACTGTCGATTCGCGCGGCAAACGAAGGACCGGAAAACGAAGGACGCTGCGCCGTGGTGGAGCTCTGCAGTCTTTGA
- a CDS encoding LysR family transcriptional regulator: MSRFTLRQLSYFVAVAETGAISAASDKLHVSQSAVSAAVTELERILKVQLTVRRKAHGVTLTPAGTFLYSRAPGLLDAAEELELSTSSGGTELAGPLVVGCYRTVAPTILPVLLEGFAADHPKVQLDFVEAAQDVLQDRLFGGELDLAVVYDMDLRPGLHSVELFKAPIHVLLPREHRLADRAEVSLPELAEDPLILLDAPPSSSHTMSLFEQANVVPNIRYRTTDFELTRSLVGRKLGYSILVQRPALDTSYEGLPFHVKPITAVRPVSIKIVWPEAFRLTDRARAMVNFAPRATRNARSAPH, translated from the coding sequence GTGTCCCGCTTTACCCTTCGCCAACTCAGCTATTTCGTGGCTGTGGCCGAAACCGGGGCGATCTCCGCGGCGTCCGACAAGCTACACGTTTCCCAGAGCGCGGTCTCCGCGGCGGTAACCGAGCTCGAACGGATTCTCAAGGTGCAATTGACCGTGCGGCGGAAAGCGCATGGCGTCACGCTCACTCCGGCGGGGACGTTTCTCTACTCGCGTGCGCCGGGGTTGCTCGATGCGGCCGAGGAACTCGAACTCAGTACGTCGAGCGGAGGCACCGAGCTCGCCGGGCCCCTGGTCGTAGGGTGCTATCGGACGGTCGCGCCGACAATCCTGCCGGTTCTGTTGGAAGGATTCGCCGCGGATCACCCCAAGGTTCAGCTCGATTTCGTCGAGGCCGCGCAGGACGTATTGCAGGACCGGTTATTCGGCGGCGAGCTGGATCTGGCAGTGGTGTACGACATGGACCTGCGCCCGGGGCTGCACAGCGTGGAGCTGTTCAAGGCGCCGATTCATGTCCTGCTGCCTCGGGAGCACAGGCTGGCGGACCGCGCCGAGGTATCACTGCCCGAGCTTGCCGAGGATCCACTGATTCTCCTGGACGCTCCGCCCAGCAGTTCCCACACGATGTCACTGTTCGAACAGGCCAATGTCGTCCCGAACATCCGCTACCGCACAACTGATTTCGAACTCACCCGCTCGCTGGTCGGCCGGAAGCTGGGCTACTCGATCCTGGTACAGCGTCCGGCGCTCGACACGTCCTATGAAGGACTGCCGTTTCATGTAAAGCCCATCACGGCGGTCCGGCCGGTTTCGATAAAAATAGTCTGGCCGGAAGCGTTCCGACTCACCGACCGGGCCAGGGCTATGGTGAATTTCGCGCCTCGTGCCACCCGGAATGCACGGTCGGCTCCGCACTAG